A genome region from Blautia coccoides includes the following:
- a CDS encoding sigma-54-dependent Fis family transcriptional regulator, which yields MKKTKILVVAPYEGMAESITATAQRRKDIDLTVQIGDLSIGRKIAQELAHNNYDVIISRGGTADMIRAAVELPVVEVAISVYDILRAIKMAENYSGKFVIAGFPSITNCAHVLCDLLQYNIDIITFTNETDAEPALRNAMEHGCTLTLCDMIGSTVAQKLGLNSILLSSGTESIDTALNEAVKLVNSSQYVHKQKDLFQAILTEGENDFLIYDASGTLWFSSLSASDMDSHLMNLVHCYLDSFLQIPDQTVERQIDHETVILSNRHLLYEEHTYTTISIQKKKALYEPEDNSISIYNKPDRQPSDFITYYSSANNVGSVKQSITEYSKTNQPVLILGETGTGKDKAAHLLYENGPYESNPLYTIDCPLMNERKWNSLIGSENSPLTHVHTTIYIKNPGALNKNQLSKLFTYLEQTDLHKHNRLIFSLVTNEKAYAETETVYNYLANHLSCLILNLPPLRERKEDIPSISTLYINKLNAALGKQIIGFDGDAMAIMKDFPWKNNLDQLKRIIKELVVITPTSYISVESVKQLLRREEPYIPAAPADRAMSIDLKQSLDEINYQIIKLILNEEKGNKEKTARRLGIGRSTLWRILKSRENN from the coding sequence ATGAAGAAAACAAAGATATTAGTAGTTGCCCCTTATGAAGGCATGGCAGAATCTATAACTGCTACTGCTCAAAGAAGAAAAGACATTGATTTAACGGTACAGATTGGTGATTTAAGTATAGGACGGAAGATTGCACAGGAACTGGCGCACAATAATTATGATGTCATTATTTCCCGAGGCGGTACAGCCGATATGATTCGCGCCGCAGTAGAACTTCCGGTAGTAGAGGTTGCCATCTCCGTATACGACATACTTCGCGCTATAAAAATGGCGGAAAATTATTCCGGCAAGTTTGTCATCGCGGGTTTTCCCAGCATTACCAACTGTGCCCACGTATTGTGTGATCTGCTGCAGTATAACATTGATATCATCACCTTTACCAATGAGACCGATGCTGAACCGGCTCTGCGAAATGCTATGGAACACGGATGCACTCTGACTCTATGCGATATGATCGGTTCAACTGTGGCCCAAAAACTCGGGCTGAATTCAATCCTTCTCTCCTCCGGCACAGAAAGCATTGATACAGCCTTAAATGAAGCTGTTAAGCTGGTAAATTCTTCTCAGTATGTCCATAAACAAAAAGATTTGTTTCAGGCCATACTCACAGAAGGTGAAAATGATTTCCTGATCTATGATGCCTCCGGTACGCTTTGGTTCTCGAGTCTCTCCGCAAGTGACATGGATTCCCATCTGATGAACCTGGTCCATTGTTATTTGGATTCTTTTCTCCAAATCCCTGATCAGACAGTGGAACGGCAAATCGATCATGAAACCGTCATTCTCTCCAACAGACACCTGCTATATGAAGAACATACTTACACAACGATCAGTATACAGAAGAAAAAAGCGCTATATGAACCTGAAGACAACAGCATATCCATTTATAATAAACCCGACCGACAACCCAGTGATTTTATCACTTACTACAGTAGTGCAAATAATGTAGGCAGTGTAAAGCAATCCATTACAGAATACAGTAAAACAAATCAGCCCGTCCTGATATTGGGCGAAACCGGAACCGGAAAGGATAAAGCCGCACATCTTTTATATGAAAACGGTCCCTATGAGAGCAATCCGCTCTATACGATAGATTGCCCCCTTATGAATGAACGCAAATGGAATTCGCTAATAGGCAGTGAAAATTCTCCTCTGACTCACGTACACACCACCATATACATCAAAAATCCCGGAGCACTAAATAAAAACCAGCTTTCCAAATTGTTTACCTATCTGGAACAGACTGACCTGCATAAGCACAACCGACTGATATTTTCACTGGTAACCAATGAAAAGGCTTATGCTGAAACGGAAACAGTTTATAATTATTTGGCAAACCATCTTTCATGCCTTATTTTAAACCTTCCGCCGCTTCGGGAGCGCAAAGAGGATATACCCAGTATTTCTACATTATATATCAACAAGCTTAATGCTGCCCTTGGAAAACAGATCATAGGATTTGATGGGGATGCTATGGCTATTATGAAGGATTTTCCCTGGAAAAATAACTTAGATCAACTTAAAAGAATCATTAAAGAGCTTGTGGTGATCACACCTACCTCTTATATTTCTGTAGAAAGTGTTAAACAACTGCTCCGCCGGGAAGAACCTTATATTCCTGCTGCCCCCGCTGATCGTGCTATGTCCATAGATTTGAAACAATCTCTGGATGAAATCAATTACCAGATTATTAAATTAATATTAAACGAGGAAAAGGGAAACAAAGAAAAAACTGCCCGGCGTCTTGGCATCGGACGCAGTACACTGTGGCGAATATTAAAAAGTAGAGAAAACAATTGA
- the pdxA gene encoding 4-hydroxythreonine-4-phosphate dehydrogenase PdxA, which yields MNKKPIIGITMGDPAGNGPELSVKVLARREIYEQCCPLIIGDAACIEEAIKITGNENQLKINTVEDVKNAKFEYGTVDVYDMKIIDIKKRIYGKVTAECGEAAFRYVEKVIQLAMEGEVDATVTNAINKEAINLAGHHYSGHTEIYAHYTDTDKYTMMLAHENLRVVHVSTHVSLRQACDNVKKNRVLEVIRIADEGCKALGIKEPKIGVAGLNPHCGENGMFGMEEIEEIQPAIDIAVAEGINIPELRPTPPDTVFSKALGGWYDIVVAMYHDQGHIPLKVKGFVYNKTLKKWDAVAGVNITLGLPIIRTSVDHGTGFGHAGDGSANERSLANAIEYAVRFANNR from the coding sequence ATGAACAAAAAACCAATAATTGGAATTACTATGGGAGATCCGGCTGGAAATGGACCGGAGCTTTCTGTAAAAGTTTTGGCAAGGCGTGAAATTTATGAACAGTGCTGTCCTCTTATTATCGGAGATGCAGCTTGCATCGAGGAGGCAATAAAGATTACCGGAAATGAGAATCAATTAAAAATTAATACGGTTGAAGATGTAAAAAATGCAAAATTTGAATATGGTACGGTAGATGTCTATGACATGAAAATCATAGATATAAAAAAGCGTATCTATGGTAAAGTGACTGCCGAATGTGGTGAGGCTGCGTTTCGTTATGTGGAGAAAGTTATTCAGCTGGCTATGGAGGGGGAAGTGGATGCAACTGTAACAAATGCGATAAATAAAGAAGCCATTAATCTGGCTGGTCATCATTATTCCGGTCATACGGAAATTTATGCTCACTACACAGATACAGATAAGTATACAATGATGCTGGCCCATGAGAATCTGCGGGTAGTGCATGTATCGACTCACGTATCTCTTCGTCAAGCCTGTGATAATGTGAAGAAAAATAGGGTTCTGGAGGTTATTCGCATTGCAGATGAAGGATGTAAAGCTTTGGGGATTAAAGAACCAAAGATTGGTGTGGCTGGGCTTAATCCCCATTGTGGGGAAAATGGTATGTTTGGTATGGAGGAGATTGAAGAGATCCAACCCGCAATTGATATTGCCGTAGCAGAGGGTATCAATATACCAGAATTAAGGCCAACTCCTCCTGATACAGTTTTCTCCAAAGCTCTGGGAGGCTGGTATGATATTGTAGTTGCCATGTATCATGACCAGGGGCACATTCCGCTGAAGGTTAAGGGATTTGTTTACAATAAAACTCTGAAGAAGTGGGATGCAGTGGCGGGTGTAAATATTACATTGGGACTGCCGATCATCCGTACTTCTGTAGATCATGGAACAGGATTTGGACATGCAGGTGATGGCAGTGCAAATGAACGGAGTTTGGCTAATGCCATAGAATATGCTGTCAGATTCGCCAATAACAGATAG
- a CDS encoding four-carbon acid sugar kinase family protein yields MVKMLIIADDFTGALDTGIQFAKKGIITQVIIGSRTEQIKVSETARVLVVDLETRPMKAEDAYSAVYQLTRWAIRFSIPIIYKKTDSALRGNVGAELSAVVDASEENLYFIPAFPDIGRVTLNGIHYIGDVPLERSAFKEDPFEPVHFSYLPAILGDFAKNKVKCIERMESKEAYIKEKKKIIIFDAGSNKDIEVRIQELKEERKLSYLAGCAGFAAFLPAALGLEGTVYRKYEKKKGLYVACGSLNPITKTQVIYAEQSGFLRISLTPRQKLDIGYYETEEGKEFLEKVYQQCIFNPRVIVDTFDRRKEETRKYAQTMGIDTEEIRFSITKCHSIIVRYLIEKGVDYTIFMTGGDTLMGLMKTVENPEFIPVCELSQGVVLSRLKWKDKNLQIVSKSGGFGAENVLTEIADKLVEGKGENYEGSVHNRRKANGNT; encoded by the coding sequence ATGGTAAAAATGCTGATAATTGCTGATGATTTTACGGGTGCTCTGGACACGGGAATACAGTTTGCCAAGAAAGGGATAATTACTCAGGTAATAATAGGCTCACGGACAGAGCAGATTAAGGTGTCGGAAACCGCACGTGTTCTGGTGGTGGATTTGGAGACTAGGCCAATGAAAGCAGAAGACGCTTACAGTGCAGTCTATCAGTTGACAAGATGGGCCATTCGTTTCAGTATTCCTATCATCTATAAAAAAACAGATTCAGCGCTCAGAGGGAATGTTGGTGCAGAGCTAAGTGCAGTTGTAGATGCATCAGAAGAAAATCTGTATTTCATTCCTGCTTTTCCTGATATTGGGAGGGTAACCTTAAACGGCATACATTATATTGGTGATGTCCCTTTGGAAAGGAGCGCGTTTAAAGAAGATCCTTTTGAACCCGTGCATTTTTCTTATCTTCCGGCTATTTTGGGGGATTTTGCTAAAAATAAGGTGAAATGTATTGAGCGCATGGAGAGTAAGGAGGCCTATATAAAGGAAAAGAAAAAAATAATAATCTTTGATGCAGGGTCAAATAAAGACATAGAAGTGCGTATACAGGAACTGAAGGAGGAGAGAAAACTCAGTTACCTGGCCGGTTGTGCCGGATTTGCAGCTTTTTTGCCTGCGGCGCTGGGACTTGAGGGAACTGTTTATCGTAAATATGAAAAAAAGAAAGGGCTGTATGTGGCCTGTGGAAGTTTAAATCCCATTACGAAAACTCAGGTTATATATGCGGAGCAAAGTGGTTTTTTAAGAATCAGTCTGACACCACGTCAGAAATTGGATATTGGATATTATGAAACAGAGGAGGGAAAAGAATTTCTGGAAAAAGTATATCAACAATGCATTTTTAATCCTCGGGTCATTGTTGATACTTTTGACAGAAGAAAGGAGGAGACCAGAAAATATGCACAGACGATGGGTATTGATACGGAAGAAATCAGATTCTCTATAACAAAATGCCATAGCATAATAGTTCGCTATCTTATCGAGAAGGGAGTAGATTACACGATATTTATGACCGGAGGGGATACACTCATGGGACTTATGAAGACTGTGGAAAATCCTGAATTTATACCTGTTTGTGAACTTAGTCAGGGGGTGGTGCTGTCAAGACTTAAATGGAAAGATAAAAATCTGCAGATTGTATCAAAATCAGGAGGATTTGGCGCAGAAAATGTATTAACTGAAATTGCGGATAAATTAGTGGAAGGCAAGGGGGAAAATTATGAGGGCAGCGTACATAACAGGCGTAAAGCAAACGGAAATACGTGA
- a CDS encoding zinc-dependent alcohol dehydrogenase codes for MRAAYITGVKQTEIREIDKPVPKKGEVLIKIESVGICGSDLHLFLGVHAFRKPPVILGHEMSGTVCELGEGVTKFLIGDRVTVNPSVSCGKCLTCKRGLENICEQRKAPGTDDWIGCFVEYFPAPEETVYKIHDDVEFSRAALTEPLSVATHILGRASVQDIKTMAIIGCGTIGLMTLYLAKKRGVGKIVCSDPAAYNRDQALRFGADLAVNPFTEDPVKAAMQITDGEGVDLCIVAAGASMILDQASQMTRKGGEIGLVAMITKPINFYCYSIVFREQRIFGSQIYQTGDFEDALEVVQTDERLSSFVTQRMSMDDVQKAMEMLAEKKENIIKIILEWKNRKGEGKE; via the coding sequence ATGAGGGCAGCGTACATAACAGGCGTAAAGCAAACGGAAATACGTGAAATAGACAAACCTGTACCAAAAAAAGGAGAAGTGCTTATAAAAATTGAATCAGTAGGAATATGTGGTTCGGATCTGCATCTTTTTCTGGGAGTCCATGCGTTTCGGAAGCCGCCCGTTATTCTGGGGCATGAAATGTCAGGTACGGTCTGTGAGCTGGGAGAAGGTGTAACAAAATTCCTGATAGGTGACAGGGTGACTGTAAATCCATCCGTCAGTTGTGGTAAATGTTTGACATGCAAACGTGGATTGGAAAATATTTGTGAGCAGAGAAAAGCGCCTGGAACAGATGACTGGATTGGATGTTTTGTGGAATATTTTCCTGCGCCTGAGGAAACTGTTTACAAAATTCATGATGATGTGGAGTTCTCCAGGGCAGCACTGACAGAACCGCTGTCTGTAGCCACACACATTCTTGGACGGGCGAGTGTACAAGATATAAAGACAATGGCGATTATCGGCTGCGGAACGATTGGTTTGATGACCTTGTATCTTGCAAAAAAGAGGGGGGTTGGGAAGATAGTATGCAGTGACCCAGCCGCTTACAATCGGGATCAGGCATTGCGATTTGGTGCTGATCTTGCAGTAAATCCATTTACGGAAGATCCTGTAAAGGCAGCTATGCAGATTACAGACGGAGAAGGTGTTGATCTTTGTATTGTGGCTGCCGGAGCATCCATGATTTTAGACCAGGCTTCACAGATGACCAGAAAAGGAGGAGAAATCGGTCTGGTCGCTATGATTACAAAACCAATAAATTTTTATTGCTATTCAATTGTATTTCGAGAGCAGCGTATTTTTGGAAGTCAGATTTACCAGACCGGCGATTTTGAAGATGCTTTAGAGGTAGTTCAGACGGATGAGAGGCTGTCCTCCTTTGTTACACAGCGTATGTCTATGGATGATGTACAAAAGGCAATGGAAATGCTTGCTGAAAAGAAAGAAAATATCATTAAAATTATTCTCGAGTGGAAGAATAGGAAGGGAGAAGGCAAAGAATGA
- a CDS encoding zinc-binding dehydrogenase: protein MKDVMCGVVKDRPEAGAVWHEDLSVPKVGPRDVLVRVRAAAICGTDQHIFSWTPYAQSRLKLPMVFGHEFAGDIVETGSQVTEFHPGQRVAGETHIPCNECYMCRSNRRHNCMNMKIIGVHAAGCFAEYISFPADCVYVLHDELSYEHGCMLEPMGVAVHGVSRAEVTGQTVLIYGAGPIGLMAVGAAKVRKAKKIFCADLFDSKLKVAKAVGADVIVNTKDEELQDIIYQETEGMGVDVVIDYTGNNQALKSGFACLRKNGTFVVVGLPSKDITLDWTNDIIYKEASVYGVTGRLMYETWDECIEILNSPEYKLDKMIGGIYPLKNYEKAFKDIEMGIPGKLILIP from the coding sequence ATGAAGGATGTCATGTGCGGTGTGGTAAAGGATAGGCCGGAAGCAGGAGCTGTCTGGCATGAAGATTTATCTGTTCCTAAAGTTGGACCCAGGGATGTACTGGTGCGGGTGCGCGCTGCGGCTATTTGCGGGACCGATCAGCATATTTTTTCCTGGACGCCCTATGCGCAGTCTCGTTTAAAACTGCCTATGGTATTTGGACATGAATTTGCAGGAGATATCGTGGAAACAGGCTCACAGGTTACTGAATTTCATCCTGGACAAAGGGTGGCAGGTGAAACACACATACCATGTAATGAATGCTATATGTGCAGATCAAACCGGAGGCACAATTGCATGAATATGAAAATTATCGGTGTACATGCAGCAGGGTGTTTTGCGGAATATATTTCCTTTCCGGCTGACTGTGTTTATGTGCTGCATGATGAACTGAGCTATGAGCATGGGTGTATGTTGGAACCAATGGGTGTAGCGGTCCATGGTGTATCAAGAGCAGAGGTAACAGGACAGACCGTACTCATCTATGGAGCTGGCCCGATTGGATTAATGGCAGTTGGTGCGGCAAAGGTAAGAAAGGCAAAGAAGATATTCTGTGCAGATTTATTCGATTCAAAATTAAAAGTAGCTAAAGCGGTTGGGGCGGATGTTATAGTTAATACGAAAGATGAAGAACTTCAGGATATCATTTATCAGGAGACAGAAGGTATGGGGGTGGATGTAGTGATTGATTATACTGGAAACAATCAGGCCCTAAAATCAGGTTTTGCCTGTTTGAGAAAAAATGGCACTTTTGTGGTGGTGGGCCTTCCCTCAAAGGATATTACGCTGGATTGGACAAATGATATTATATACAAAGAGGCATCGGTATATGGAGTGACAGGACGTCTGATGTATGAAACCTGGGATGAATGTATTGAAATCCTCAATTCTCCGGAGTATAAATTGGATAAAATGATTGGTGGTATTTATCCGCTGAAGAATTATGAAAAAGCTTTTAAAGATATTGAAATGGGAATACCCGGAAAGCTTATATTGATACCATGA
- a CDS encoding uroporphyrinogen decarboxylase family protein — MNKKERFLTAIKGGTPDKVPYALISLYQNVQEAIIGHEITLPVYNGLNNAGWLGSPTEEAKVEPVFCCIPETAEKLNLDAMTIQVIPPMFVKKEIRGNDACVAGGIVDSGNVLRQCEEAMPDPDDSKLLEEIKNMVDMCRDYEFAVGAKIRLGASPTLLSLGMDNIAMMIAEEDDTFERCIQMYTNWTHRFNKNLMELGFDYFWTADDIAYTKSMLISPVMFREYFKDRMKYAMEPIKKPFIYHSDGNYSLVLDDLIEIGVDAIHPIERGSIDQDWLLKNYKGKLAMVGNIDINHILFDASVQEVYEDVRTRIETFGPGGGYVLADSNSVPGWCSPRNVIAMSEAVEKYRYIY; from the coding sequence ATGAATAAAAAAGAAAGATTTTTAACAGCTATAAAAGGCGGAACCCCGGATAAAGTGCCGTATGCGCTTATTTCTCTATATCAAAACGTACAAGAAGCAATCATTGGTCATGAAATCACACTTCCTGTATACAATGGATTGAATAATGCGGGATGGCTTGGTTCTCCAACAGAGGAGGCAAAGGTGGAACCTGTGTTTTGTTGTATACCGGAAACAGCGGAAAAGTTAAATCTGGATGCTATGACGATCCAGGTAATACCGCCCATGTTTGTAAAAAAGGAAATCAGAGGTAATGATGCCTGTGTGGCTGGTGGAATTGTTGACAGTGGGAATGTGCTGAGACAATGCGAAGAGGCCATGCCGGATCCGGATGATTCAAAATTGTTAGAAGAGATTAAGAATATGGTAGATATGTGCAGAGACTATGAATTTGCCGTCGGTGCTAAAATTCGTCTTGGAGCGTCTCCAACATTGCTGAGTCTTGGAATGGATAACATCGCTATGATGATTGCAGAGGAGGATGACACCTTTGAGAGATGCATTCAGATGTATACCAACTGGACACATCGGTTCAATAAAAATCTTATGGAGTTGGGGTTTGATTATTTTTGGACTGCAGATGACATCGCGTATACAAAATCTATGCTTATTTCGCCTGTGATGTTTCGTGAGTATTTTAAAGATAGAATGAAGTATGCTATGGAACCAATTAAAAAGCCTTTTATTTATCACAGTGATGGGAATTATTCTCTGGTCCTTGATGATCTTATTGAGATAGGTGTGGATGCAATCCATCCAATAGAACGCGGATCTATAGATCAGGATTGGCTGCTAAAAAACTATAAAGGAAAACTGGCCATGGTAGGAAATATTGATATCAACCATATTTTGTTTGATGCATCTGTGCAAGAGGTATACGAAGACGTACGGACGAGAATTGAGACTTTTGGACCCGGAGGTGGTTATGTCCTTGCGGATTCCAACAGTGTTCCCGGATGGTGCTCACCCCGAAATGTAATTGCTATGAGCGAAGCAGTGGAAAAATATAGATATATTTATTAA
- a CDS encoding TRAP transporter substrate-binding protein, producing MKRIKLTVAVCMILTLILSLTACGTGNDSTAQTEKSPSDSKQEEKTEQTEESGTYVLKLATSMSKEEAIGQQMEILADKINEYTGGQVTVERYYNGELGTSNDVNEMVQQGANIFSFETMDFYASYAYDLGILDGPFFFYEPEEMRTLEKSDWWKEQMDTLGGSNLYCLGTIYFGSRNVIHKVGPDADSPSDFKGVCMRTANTPMRYAMCEAITGNVTTVAWSEIYSALNTGVADMCEAPLGSIVGTKIYEVCPYITMDEHIHAFIGVSASKTWFDTLPEDTQSNIQKAVDEVCADSIEFVKADDIKQREFLESEGVTFVEVQDKDEWAEATKSAYSKMDFTEGTYEKCMEILGH from the coding sequence ATGAAGAGGATAAAATTAACAGTGGCTGTTTGTATGATTTTAACTTTGATATTGTCCCTGACCGCCTGCGGCACAGGAAATGATTCCACAGCGCAGACAGAAAAATCTCCCTCCGATTCAAAGCAGGAAGAGAAAACAGAGCAGACAGAGGAAAGCGGAACATATGTATTAAAATTGGCTACATCTATGAGCAAAGAAGAAGCCATTGGCCAGCAGATGGAGATTCTGGCTGATAAGATAAATGAATATACGGGAGGGCAGGTGACTGTAGAAAGATATTATAATGGCGAACTTGGGACAAGTAATGATGTGAACGAGATGGTACAGCAGGGGGCTAATATTTTTAGCTTTGAAACTATGGATTTTTATGCGTCCTATGCATATGATTTGGGTATTCTGGACGGACCGTTTTTCTTTTATGAGCCTGAAGAAATGAGAACTCTGGAAAAGTCTGACTGGTGGAAGGAACAGATGGATACTTTAGGTGGATCTAATCTTTACTGCCTGGGTACTATTTATTTCGGCAGCAGAAATGTGATCCATAAAGTAGGACCAGATGCTGATTCTCCTAGTGATTTTAAAGGTGTGTGTATGCGTACAGCCAATACGCCTATGCGGTATGCCATGTGTGAGGCTATTACCGGTAATGTGACAACAGTAGCATGGTCAGAAATTTATTCTGCATTAAATACAGGTGTGGCAGATATGTGTGAAGCGCCACTGGGTTCTATAGTGGGAACTAAGATTTATGAAGTCTGTCCTTATATTACAATGGATGAACATATCCATGCATTTATAGGTGTATCCGCGTCAAAAACATGGTTTGATACACTGCCTGAGGATACTCAGAGTAACATCCAAAAGGCAGTTGATGAAGTATGTGCTGATTCCATTGAATTCGTAAAAGCAGATGATATCAAACAGCGTGAGTTTTTGGAATCTGAGGGAGTGACCTTTGTGGAGGTACAGGATAAAGATGAATGGGCAGAAGCGACTAAATCAGCCTATAGTAAAATGGATTTTACAGAAGGAACTTATGAAAAATGCATGGAGATACTTGGACATTGA
- a CDS encoding TRAP transporter small permease — protein sequence MDKIDKWITRACSVFGCLSLVSMICLIAVNVILRFALSSSIKWAEEYSYIFFCYAVFLGTVLIYQSKEIISINAFVLMLPRNIQNMVFYLKRFFLVIINGVLLYLTIEFTRQGSAKFTTLMRIQYTYIDASMAIMFFCMTLIAIKDFIYAVKKKELAETERKTE from the coding sequence ATGGATAAGATAGATAAATGGATCACGCGTGCTTGTAGCGTATTCGGTTGTCTGTCACTGGTAAGTATGATTTGTCTGATAGCTGTGAATGTTATCTTACGCTTTGCACTGAGCAGCTCTATAAAATGGGCAGAGGAATACTCCTATATTTTTTTCTGTTACGCAGTTTTTTTAGGGACAGTTCTTATTTATCAAAGTAAGGAAATCATATCTATCAATGCATTTGTACTCATGTTGCCCAGAAATATTCAAAATATGGTCTTTTATCTGAAAAGATTTTTTCTTGTGATCATAAATGGGGTTTTGCTCTATTTGACAATTGAGTTTACCAGACAGGGGAGCGCAAAATTTACAACTTTAATGCGTATACAGTACACATATATCGATGCTTCTATGGCAATTATGTTTTTTTGCATGACATTGATAGCGATTAAAGATTTTATTTATGCAGTTAAGAAAAAGGAACTTGCAGAAACAGAGAGAAAGACTGAATAG
- a CDS encoding TRAP transporter large permease has protein sequence MNLWPLLLLVVLILLDFPVSYSLMLSSLFYFGFFNTGMSVVMLFQRMIAQCESFTLLAVPFFVTAGVMMEYSGVATHMLNFADLFTGRMRGGLAQVNVLLSTLMGGCSGSANADAAMEAKMLVPEMTKRGYDPAFSAGVTATSACITPIIPPGITLILYATLASVSVSDMFLAGYFPGAMMCIILMAAVSIISKKKGYAPTRDTWPSLKEIAATTAKSIWALFIPLGLLMGLRIGMFTPTEGGAMVFIYCVLVGFLVYRKLKVRILPRIFMESLKTTANIMFIIAGAAAFSYYLSWERIPQLVSAGILGLTTNKYVFLLIINIFLLICGMFLEGTASTIILVPLLIPVVQALGINPVHFGILFAINIQIGGTTPPFGTFMFTTCAATGVSIQEYTKKTWPLILALILCLLLITYLPGISLFLPNL, from the coding sequence ATGAACCTTTGGCCTTTATTACTGCTTGTGGTATTAATATTATTAGATTTTCCCGTATCGTATTCTTTGATGCTGTCTTCTCTTTTCTATTTCGGATTTTTTAATACAGGTATGTCTGTGGTAATGCTGTTTCAGAGAATGATCGCCCAGTGTGAATCATTTACGCTGCTTGCAGTCCCTTTTTTTGTTACTGCTGGCGTTATGATGGAATATTCGGGGGTTGCCACCCATATGTTAAACTTTGCCGATTTATTTACCGGACGTATGCGGGGCGGGCTTGCTCAAGTGAATGTTCTGCTCAGTACATTGATGGGTGGATGCTCTGGATCTGCAAATGCTGATGCTGCGATGGAAGCAAAGATGCTTGTTCCGGAAATGACAAAAAGAGGATATGACCCTGCCTTTTCGGCTGGCGTAACAGCTACATCGGCTTGTATTACCCCAATTATCCCACCGGGTATTACATTGATTCTCTATGCAACGCTGGCAAGTGTATCAGTCTCTGATATGTTTTTAGCAGGATATTTTCCAGGAGCTATGATGTGTATTATTTTAATGGCAGCGGTATCGATCATCTCAAAGAAAAAAGGGTATGCGCCAACACGTGATACATGGCCTTCCTTAAAGGAAATCGCTGCCACCACAGCAAAGTCAATTTGGGCATTATTTATTCCTCTGGGCCTTTTAATGGGATTACGAATTGGAATGTTTACTCCCACAGAGGGTGGGGCAATGGTATTTATCTATTGTGTACTTGTGGGATTCCTTGTGTACAGAAAATTAAAAGTGCGGATATTGCCCAGAATATTTATGGAGTCTTTGAAAACTACAGCAAACATTATGTTCATTATAGCAGGTGCAGCTGCGTTTAGCTACTATCTGAGCTGGGAACGTATTCCACAATTGGTATCTGCCGGCATTTTGGGACTAACAACCAATAAGTATGTATTTCTTTTGATCATAAATATTTTTCTGCTGATTTGTGGAATGTTTCTTGAAGGTACGGCATCTACCATTATTCTTGTGCCGCTTTTGATTCCTGTTGTACAGGCTCTGGGTATCAATCCGGTTCACTTTGGTATCCTGTTTGCTATTAATATCCAGATTGGAGGTACAACACCGCCGTTTGGAACCTTCATGTTTACTACATGTGCGGCCACAGGGGTATCGATACAAGAGTATACAAAAAAGACATGGCCGCTTATATTGGCGCTTATTTTGTGTCTGCTCTTGATAACTTACTTGCCGGGTATTTCTTTATTTTTGCCTAATCTATAA